gaggcaggcatGTTAGTGGACACTGATTCAGCTGCATCCCAGGTTTCAAAGGCTCCCCCCACATCAGCTCAAGCGTCCTGCTTCACAGCCTTATAATTATGGTGCTTCCCCAAGCAGGGCTTGCTCCCATTCTTTGGCTTCTGATAGCTACCAGGGATGAAAGGGTGGAGGTCCCTGTGATTATGAAGATGACAGGTGGGTATAGATTTCTGCAGAGTGTGGATAGAGCAGGTGTAAAAACAAGGGTGGAGTGATCATCTGGGTCAATGATAGTGAGAGCCAGTGATTAGGTCTTGGGCTAGGGGACTAAAATGAGAGACGCCATAGTCAGGCTTCATGTTAGCCAGGGCCTTCCCAACGGGTTTGACCAGTTTGATTCTGAAGGGATTCCTGTGTCACTGGGACAGCCCCTCCCTATAGACTGGCCTCCTCCTCTCCATCTTCCCCTATAAAGCCTCTTGGGATTCCCAGACACCCAGACTCAGAGCACCCCACTTTTGGGGGCCAGTAGACAGCCATTATGATCAACTGGAAGCTACTGGGGATCCTGGTCCTTTGCCTGTTTACTGGAGGTGAGCTGGGAGCAGGCCAGGAATATCAGGGGTAATGGGGATGGCCAAGATGACCAACCCTTAGTGAAAATAACCACTAAAAAGGAAAGGGGTGAATCAGGCACACAAAGGTGGAAGGGATTCTGAAAATTTATATGAAGGGTATAGTTCAGAGCATTTTGGTTCAGGATCAATGTTTTGCTCTTTCGGGTGGGACCATGTGGCTGTTTCAGAGTTCAGATATGTTGGCTGAGGAAGGAATGTATTAGGAATGGTGGGATCATTGTGGAGGTGGGATGTGGATGCCACATGTGGCCAAAGTGTAGACCACTTTGGGGTACAATGGGGCACATGCTAGCCAGGTGTGGGCATAGAATGAAGATTATTTGGGGGAGGTGTCAGGCCCTTAACATTGGGCAAATGAATGGCTCAAAATCAATTTTCATGTCATTTTaagactgtgataaatgtatggaGAGTGCTTTGAAAATTACTTTGAGGTTTAGCTGGACAGCTCAGACTGTCCATCCCAAAGAGGTTCTGTCTCCTGGTCTGTAGCTGGGGTTGGGGGGTAACTGCTCCTCTTCACCCCTTacctttctccttcctcttctaCAGGAATCTCAGGCAGCAAGGACCAACCTTCTACCCCACCCACAGAGGGCAGAGAGGAGGAGAGCTCCCCAGCATTGCCTCGGGGCCCTCCGATACCTGGTGACCCCTGGCCAGGGGCACCCCCTCTCTTTGAGGACCCTACACCTCCAAGCCCTACCCGTCCCTGGAGAGACCTGCCTGAAACTAGTGTCTGGCCCCCTGAGCCACCCAGCACTGATCCTCCTCAACCTCCCCGGCCTGATGACCCCTGGCCAGCAGGACCCCAGCCCCCAGAaaacccatggccacctgcccctGAGGTAGACCATGGCCCTCGGGATGAGCCAGACCTTGACCCTCCCCGGGAAGAGTACAGATAACAGGGATCCCCAGGTGACTTGGGCATCCAGGCAGAGTACTCCCAAGCCCTTCTGTACCCTTTTGTTTCCCCTTAAAATTTCCCCAATTTTGCCTAACTCCTCATTCCCTCAACTTCTTCTGATTTCAGAAGGAATCATCAATGTTTTGTCACCTCTTGGTATCCCTATTTAGTCCCCATATTTTCCCTCTTTTTATTTGACAGCATAAGTACACACTCCTACCTCACCCAGTTCTCTTGCTGCCCCTACCTTCCACCTTCTCTTTCATCCCTGGGACCTGGGATTTCTGGGGCCAGGTCAGCAGACTGTGCTCTCTGCTGCCACCTGGTGGTATATGACTGGGACTCATCAGTAGACAAGGATGGCGCTTCcctgaaatagaaaaataaaaaccatgtttTCTTGTTTCTGAATCTAGGCCACTTCTTTACCATTGATTATGTTTTTGAATATTCAGATGCCCTTCTCACATCCCTCAATTTGCAGAAGTCTGGAAGTAATCTGAGTTTCTATCTTTCCTACATGTCATGCAAAAAGGTGTAGGACTCTGCCTTGAAAATGCATCTAGCAGAATCACAATGGTGTTCAGACCCAAGTTCCTTTGTTTATGGGACCCCTGTATTGAAGAGTGAGAAAGGAAGTTAGGTCTTTCTTTAATGACTCATAGTTTGCACGCCTCTGGCAGTACATGCAAACTTTCCCAGGGGTGTGTgggcagtttttttttgttgttgttgctgttgttttgggtacagggattgaactcaggggcactcaaccactgagcctcatccccagccctattttgtattttatttagaaacagggtctcactgagttgcttagcacctcgcttttgttgaggatggctttgaacttgccatcctcctgcctcaacctcccgagccactgggattacaggtgtgcatcaccacaacCAGTGCATATGGGCAGTTTTAAGGGAATCAGTTTCCAGATGTATATAAGTAAGTCACTTGCTCACCCTGAGCCTAACAGGGTACTCTTCCTGGAGCTGCCAAATTAAGGtctatggggggctggggatatagctcagttagtagactgcttgcctcacatgtataaggtcctgggttcaatccccagcatcaccaaaaaaagaaaaaaagaagccaATGGGAAATGTAAATCAGCCCTTTTCATCTCATTAAGAGAagcattttcaataaaagtttactTCTTAATGTCTAAATATTGCCATGTTTGTTATTTTAACCAATTGTCTTACAATAAACTAGTGAAGAAGAACCATTTAACAGAGTCTTATgattgtaagaaataaatttcaattTATATGCACATTTTGTCAGAGATATATAATAAAAGACTTAGTAAAAAAGGtatacaacaaaatataaaagagatctacaataaaaaataaattttattagggGAGATTCTATAGGAAAAGGAGACTGGAAAAGGAACTAATGagaaaaaggggggctggggatgtggctcaagcggtagagcgctcgcctggcatgcgtgcggcccaggttcgatcctcagcaccacatacaaacaaagatgttgtgtccaccaataaccaaaaaaataaatattaaaaattctctctctctctctgtctctccctctctcttaaaaaaaaaaaaaaaaaaaaaaaaaaagagagaaaaaggaacaaggcaaatttctatttggttaaagagtattgtagggacagacaaggcaaggcaccaaagacagcaggaaacagttttatttagctgcagccaggttcagagggcacagcttttactATAATTAATCAattccctgaaccccgagttcaggtagtttcagaattttatacccagcatgtaaatggaagggttcagaagttcacagtctgtggaAGTTCACATAAAAAAGCAGctctttctttcactgttctgggcaagttaacccttcaaggacaacacctaagAAGGGGAGAGTTTCTTCTCCCCTTTTTTCCTTCCCCTGTTAGCTGTTACCACGGAACCCAAATGATAACTTgtcttatcatagaaatgtagacatctctgtgaagctccagctcaaggccagaggccttgttataggatttgtcctttttttaaattacatctttcatttgcaaacacacttctacaaactactatactggatacaagtttgtgaaaaacaagtaaagGGGCATTCAGCACCTGAAGTGCTGATTTCTTCCTGGCCAATGGCCAAGTAAAATAgagcaacaggaaaataggaagtttaactacattgaacattTTTGTAGAGACTGTTTTGCTGACACTCCTAAAATCAACCATGGTAAAGATTtgtggagaagcccagttaagattttttttgtagagaaagggggtgccactacaagggcttgttcatatatttcttaaatagATATGAAAGTCTATGGTATTATATTCCATCTGCTACATTTAAAAGAGTGAAGTGATTTTTCACAGGTAAGTACTTTCAAATCCCTGGAAAGCATTTCCTTTGAAATTTAGCTTCATATTTAAACTGTTAGATGTTGTCTTAAAAATGTGTAAGGAGTACATAGTTTTTCAAAATTCTTTTATGAAACAGTTACTTTAAAAGGCAGGAGTTCAGAGATCCCAAATTCTTAACTCTAGTGTTAATCAAGTGGCTGACCAGGGTGAGGGTTGAGGAGGGGTTAAAAGAAATTGAGGTACATGACCTTAAACTTACCCCTTAGTATCTCATTTGCTTATGTGGTAACTCCCATTGAAACCTACAGATgacccaaataaaaaaataaaaaataagcttaGGGTTTAGTAATAATTTTATAACATAAAAGAATTATAAGGGTAAGCctgggaagttttttttttttttttttttttttgacatcaggTGGAAGATGATTACTCTGGACTGAACCCAGAGATTTTCTGCCACCcaactacatccctagtcctttctgttttttactttgagacaaatCTCACTaacaggctggcctctaacttgagattctcttgcctcagccttcccagtctcTAGgagtacaggagtgtgccacctgcCCCGGACCCTAGTAGGATTCATTAGTCCCCCAAATAGATCAAATTTACCCATTCACTTATTATCTTACACCCTTAATATGTCCTCCAATTCCTGGAGCCAGGGGAGattataagaatataaacaataaaaatttttactttcttctcaAGGAAGTTTAAAATGAAGCCAAGAGAGTCaggattcatttatttattttattttaatttttttttagttgtagttggacacaacacttttattaattaaattaaataaatttaaattattaaataaaataaatcaaacttatttatttatttatttatttgtgatgcTGAGGAACTAACCCAGCGCCTCCAGtgtgctaagtgagcactctgcCGCTGAGTTATAACTAAGTATGTGAGTAAGAACCAAAGTAATGGCTTTGGCAGTAAACACCATGAGTTTAGAGTCACCACCATAAGTAGGAACACTCAGAGGAGGCTCCTATAAGAACTGCCCCCGCAGGACCTGGAGGAAAggcaggctgtggcaggaggaagcTGCCAGGTACTCACAGGGCAGCTCTGGGCTAGAAGGCTAAGCAAGCAGCAGAAGGACCCAGGAGCCTGTGTGGCCTGGCGATTGCAGGCCTCTGTCTGTGCAAGTGCCTTCCCTCTGTTTGGAAGAGCAGGACTTCCTCCCCTAGCCCTTTCCACAACCAGTTGTTCCTCCTCTGGGAAGACTTTACTGCACcagggtacacacacacacacacacacacacacacacacacacacgggcaaTGATTTTATTCACCGTGTCTTCCCCTCTCAGGCCATGAGCCTCTTGGGAGCAGAGACAGTTGTGTTGGTACATTTCTTCTCTGTACTTCACCATTTCAGTGCCTAGTGACTGATTCCCAGTGTGCTGTATCATTCCCAGTAGCCCTAGCCATGCCTCTGGCTGGGTTGCAGGGAACTTTGCCTTGTGCCTCCTGCTGGAAGTTTTCCCTCCACATCCtcccacacacccactcccactccCACTCCAGGGGACAATATGAATAACTGACAATATGAAGGCATCAGTACTTCAGTCCCCTGTACCAAAGTTGCCCTCCTTGAGACTTCCAATGGTTTTACTCATTTGCTTGGCCTCCTTCCCTTCCAGGTCCCACTTTCAAACCTCCCGCACCCCTCCAGTCCCCATACACAccatactgtggattgaacccagaagagctCTTACTGtcgggctacatccccagccctttttaatttttgttttgagatagggactCTGTTAAATTGGCCAGGCTGGCCTcctcttgccatcctcttgcctcggcctcctgatttGCTGGATTACGGGCATCAGGCTTGCCCTAGCTCCAtcactttcttttctttgtttctttttcttttctttctttcttttctttctttctttctttctttttttttttttttgtaccaggaattgaacccaatagcgctcaaccactgaaccacatccccagaccactttattttccattttgaaacagggtcttgctcagttgctaagactgtctttgaacttgggatcctcctgccttagcctcctgagctgcatgTGCCATCATGTCTAGCTGGGCTCTCATCACTTTTTaacgtaccttttttttttttgggggggggtggaaggttaccagggattgaaataaggggcacttgactactgagccacatccccagatctatgttgtattttatttacagacagggtctcactgagttgcttagcactttacttttgctgagcctggctttgaactcatgaacctcctgcctcagcctcccaagctgctgggattacaggcatgtgccactgtacccagctacaTCTGCAGTTCTTAACATTCTGctacctacttttttttttccttcataactggggattgaacccagggacattttgccactgagatacattcctagctccttttattttatttatttatttttattttgagaagggtctcactaaattgctgaggctggccttgaacttttgatccttctacctcagactcctgagttactgggattacaggcatagacTACTGTAcccagtctttttaaaaattttgagacagggtctcacttaatttcccaggctggcctggaacttgagatccttcttccCCAGCCTTCCaaatcactaggattataggtgtgggccaccatcCCTAGCAACATCCTGCTACTTTATTTAATTCTTCAACATTATGTTGGTTTCCATGTCTTTCTCTCCttataaagagagaaagagagcagaGACTGGGAGCTGTTTTTGTATCCCTTACTTTTCTCCTAGTCTCTGGTCCAGAAAATGTTCAATAAAACAAATTCTTAGCCTTATTTCACAGATTAGGAAACTATGCTAGACAGGCACAGTGATACAACCCTGTAAccccaggaactcaggaggctgaggcaggatgatggcatgtttgaggtcagtctcagtaatttattgagaccctgtctcaaaaaaaaccaaaaaacacacaaataaacaaaacaaaacaaaacaaaacaaacaaacaacaacaacaaaacaggattAGGAATGTAGCTCTGTAGTAAAGTGTTctccttttggtaccagggattgaacccagggacacctaactactgagtcacaatcccaatgctttttgtattttatttagagacagtctccctgagttgcttagggccttgctaagttggtgaggctggctttgaacttgctatcctcctgcctcaggctcccgaaccgatgggattacagacatgcaccacagtgcctggctaaaGTGCCCTTCTGTTAAATCATCACCTCCtaccatcaaaataaataaataaaagataatagaaaaaaataagaaacttcACTAAGTACTAACAGAGGCAACTCACCTGTGCAAGACATATTACATGTGCCAAAGTCAGACTGCCTGGCTTCAAATCAATTCTCAGTTCGATACAACAGGTGGgttgaaagggagagagaaggaggaagcaTGAGGTCATTGGGGATTTTAATACCTATTAATAGCAGTGGGTATTGGCACTCAAACATGCCATGTTTATtagctggggagactgagactggATGGTATGGAGTATTAACACAGGGAAACCCATTGTGTCACCTTATCCATCAGGTTAGACAATGCCAATTGCTCTTTGTCTGCCTTGGCTGACCTCACCTGGGAGTGAATGCAGTGGGGACAGCGTCACATCTTATGTCAACAAGGAGTCATGGAATTAAATAATAGAATAGGATCACAGATCTACAGAACAATAGCATAGTACTTTGAACACGGCAGATAGTCAATAAATGCTTGCCAATGAAAGAAAAGAATCTAGAACTAATGTCCTGGTATAGTCTAATTACAGAAGCCAAGTTACCCCGAGAAAGCATCAGGCACAGCCCTCAGCCTTTGGGCAGGAGAATCATGTCTTTGGACTAGACAGAGGAGATAGTTGTCTGCCCTGCTTTGAAGATCTCCAGACAGGGAAACTCCAAACCACCCATTTGTTTCCCCATTTGTCCATACATCCAGCATTTATTGAGCTTCTGCTGTGTGGGATGCTGGGTCACAGTGACAATCCCAGGAAGCAGTTTCAGTCCTCCCTGCCCTCAAGGAGCTCTGGGTCCAGGGAGGAAACAAGCATGTCTATCGTGGCAATAAGATGGGATAAAAGAGGGCACATCTGAGGCAAGAGCCCAGGAGAGAAGTCCCAAGTCC
This region of Callospermophilus lateralis isolate mCalLat2 chromosome 6, mCalLat2.hap1, whole genome shotgun sequence genomic DNA includes:
- the Psors1c2 gene encoding psoriasis susceptibility 1 candidate gene 2 protein, whose translation is MINWKLLGILVLCLFTGGISGSKDQPSTPPTEGREEESSPALPRGPPIPGDPWPGAPPLFEDPTPPSPTRPWRDLPETSVWPPEPPSTDPPQPPRPDDPWPAGPQPPENPWPPAPEVDHGPRDEPDLDPPREEYR